One region of Paenibacillus polymyxa M1 genomic DNA includes:
- a CDS encoding Gfo/Idh/MocA family protein, translating to MNAAAAAQEPAMQDIRFGIIGCSAIAPRALLEPIRHVAGARVTALANRTVTKAQEMAERYEVNVVYGHAEDMLKDPDIDAVYIALSNDLHAEWIGRALQAHKHVLVEKPLCLNTADLAPLAAIVEQSNAYLLEGVMVQHHPWQRELRRIIESGRYGRLCSIETSLCIPAKEGHADNYRSRPEQGGGCFWDLGVYWLQFLQAVVGLEQAEFHSQSDFAGPHGCDWTFHAQARYPSGLEASALFSFERPYRCAHVLTFDSAVVTLKDCFRANLGFYKMTLKTEIKKDIAVNISDVEARSALSQSSLPTKTVFEPMNYYVNQLDAFCSIIRGETEPIPFHEAAERVRLLAAIHKAARSGEAIYAV from the coding sequence ATGAACGCTGCCGCGGCTGCGCAAGAACCTGCGATGCAAGATATTCGCTTCGGGATCATTGGTTGTTCTGCCATTGCCCCTCGTGCGTTGCTGGAACCGATCCGACATGTTGCAGGAGCACGCGTGACCGCGCTTGCGAATCGTACGGTTACCAAGGCCCAAGAAATGGCAGAGCGTTATGAAGTCAATGTCGTTTATGGTCATGCTGAGGATATGCTTAAAGACCCGGACATCGACGCTGTATATATTGCGCTCAGCAACGATTTACATGCTGAGTGGATCGGCAGAGCCTTACAAGCTCACAAGCACGTGCTGGTGGAAAAACCGTTATGCCTGAATACAGCTGATCTGGCTCCCTTGGCGGCTATCGTCGAACAGAGCAACGCTTATCTGCTGGAGGGAGTCATGGTGCAGCATCACCCTTGGCAGCGTGAACTGCGAAGAATCATAGAATCAGGTCGTTATGGTCGCTTATGCTCCATAGAAACGAGTCTATGCATTCCGGCAAAAGAAGGGCATGCGGACAATTACCGATCCCGTCCGGAGCAGGGTGGGGGATGCTTTTGGGATTTGGGTGTGTACTGGCTCCAGTTTCTTCAGGCCGTTGTTGGATTGGAGCAGGCGGAATTCCACAGTCAATCGGATTTCGCTGGCCCTCATGGCTGTGACTGGACATTTCACGCGCAAGCCCGTTACCCGAGCGGACTAGAGGCATCTGCCCTCTTCTCATTTGAGCGTCCTTATCGCTGTGCTCATGTACTGACCTTTGATTCGGCAGTAGTCACCTTAAAGGATTGCTTTCGAGCGAATTTGGGTTTCTATAAAATGACACTCAAGACGGAAATAAAGAAGGATATCGCGGTGAATATATCGGATGTGGAAGCACGGTCCGCGTTATCACAGTCATCTTTGCCTACTAAAACAGTTTTTGAGCCTATGAACTATTATGTCAATCAGTTGGATGCCTTCTGCAGCATCATCCGGGGTGAAACGGAGCCTATTCCATTTCATGAGGCTGCTGAACGCGTCAGACTGCTGGCAGCTATTCATAAAGCAGCGCGCTCAGGCGAGGCGATCTATGCAGTATAA
- the efeB gene encoding iron uptake transporter deferrochelatase/peroxidase subunit, translating to MKGFKRQKGQEKPQYAESRNEESDLTEKDAQSADDERSGKSKSVSRRDLLKLAGVGGLGLLLGGGSVGAVLSASQRLESMMTEADTKDVVPFYGKHQAGIVTPAQDFICFAAFDLTTRDKEQVRNLFKAWTEASATMTSGVLLGTDNENLNLPPSDTGEAAGLSPSRTTITFGVGPSFFDGRYDLASLKPAGFRELPRFQGDALDEQWCGGDIGVQVCANDLQVAFHALRNLARIARGTAVLRWTQEGFQRTAQADPAGSTPRNLLGFKDGTGNPDTSKADEMNRLVWTQTNDGPAWMGNGSYMAVRRIRMRVEVWDRSTLGDQEDTFGRHRSSGAPLGKSKEFDKLDLAATSPEGKPLTPPTSHVALAHGNGSINILRRSYSYSSGLDKQTGQLDAGLLFISYQRDLFKQFVHIQEKLARNDKLNEYIVHKGSAVFACFPGVSQGGYIGDTLF from the coding sequence ATGAAAGGCTTTAAGCGGCAAAAAGGACAAGAAAAGCCGCAGTATGCGGAATCCCGTAATGAAGAGTCTGATCTGACAGAAAAGGATGCTCAGTCCGCAGATGATGAGCGATCAGGAAAAAGTAAATCCGTATCCCGTCGTGATCTATTGAAGCTGGCCGGGGTAGGTGGATTAGGTCTACTGCTTGGCGGCGGTAGCGTGGGCGCTGTGCTGTCAGCCAGTCAACGCCTCGAAAGCATGATGACGGAGGCAGATACCAAGGATGTGGTTCCTTTTTACGGCAAACATCAGGCGGGCATTGTAACTCCAGCACAGGATTTTATCTGTTTCGCTGCTTTCGATCTAACGACCCGCGACAAGGAACAGGTGCGAAATCTCTTCAAGGCCTGGACGGAAGCAAGCGCTACAATGACTTCTGGTGTGCTGCTTGGCACTGATAATGAAAATCTCAACCTCCCTCCTTCCGATACGGGCGAGGCAGCAGGATTGTCTCCGTCCCGGACGACGATCACCTTTGGTGTGGGTCCATCCTTTTTTGATGGACGGTACGACCTGGCAAGTCTCAAGCCTGCCGGGTTCCGTGAGCTGCCTCGTTTTCAAGGAGACGCCTTGGATGAACAATGGTGCGGCGGTGATATCGGAGTGCAGGTATGTGCCAATGACTTGCAGGTAGCTTTCCATGCCCTGCGTAATTTGGCGCGTATCGCCAGAGGAACGGCGGTACTTCGTTGGACGCAGGAAGGCTTCCAGCGGACGGCACAAGCTGATCCTGCGGGAAGCACCCCGCGCAATTTGCTTGGCTTCAAGGACGGCACGGGAAACCCGGACACGTCCAAGGCAGACGAAATGAACCGGTTGGTGTGGACACAGACCAATGACGGACCGGCATGGATGGGCAACGGTAGCTATATGGCTGTACGCCGTATTCGTATGCGGGTAGAGGTATGGGATCGTTCAACATTAGGTGACCAGGAGGATACCTTTGGACGCCATCGCAGCAGCGGTGCCCCACTGGGCAAAAGCAAAGAGTTTGATAAGCTGGATCTGGCGGCTACAAGTCCGGAAGGCAAGCCGCTTACGCCCCCTACCTCTCATGTGGCATTGGCTCATGGGAACGGGAGTATTAATATTTTGCGGAGGTCTTATTCCTATTCAAGCGGATTAGACAAGCAAACAGGACAGCTCGATGCCGGACTGCTGTTCATCAGCTACCAGCGTGATCTGTTCAAGCAGTTCGTCCACATTCAGGAGAAGCTTGCACGCAATGACAAGCTGAACGAATATATTGTTCACAAAGGCAGTGCGGTGTTCGCCTGCTTCCCAGGTGTATCGCAAGGCGGATATATCGGGGATACGTTATTTTAG
- a CDS encoding ABC transporter permease yields MRNNKYVKVLQLGMQNEMEYRANYWLQMAGFMLPIMTQIFLWLAVFGSSGQARVVDYSLPEMLVYVVMAGVTGKLIATGFEYEIATDIKEGGLAKFMVQPVHYFAYRFCRFIGGKVIQSAVVLLAAAILLLCLSLEGQISFELSYILLYILALPGALVLNFVVYYALSGIAFWVTESAGLFYTLSLVIYVASGTVFPLTIFGDALARLFSLLPFSYTVFFPVNALTGKLTVLEAAKGIGVQWLWIVVLAAVSRWVWQAGVKRFVSVGG; encoded by the coding sequence ATGCGAAATAACAAATATGTGAAAGTACTCCAGCTTGGCATGCAAAACGAAATGGAGTATCGGGCTAATTATTGGCTCCAAATGGCGGGATTTATGCTGCCCATCATGACGCAAATTTTTCTCTGGCTAGCTGTATTTGGTTCTTCGGGACAAGCAAGAGTGGTGGACTATTCTCTGCCGGAAATGCTGGTGTATGTGGTCATGGCAGGAGTAACTGGAAAACTGATTGCGACGGGCTTTGAATATGAAATTGCTACAGATATCAAGGAAGGTGGACTGGCAAAATTCATGGTACAGCCTGTGCATTATTTTGCTTACCGTTTTTGCCGGTTTATTGGAGGCAAAGTCATACAGTCCGCAGTTGTGCTGCTGGCGGCTGCTATTTTGCTGTTATGTCTTAGCCTGGAAGGACAAATCAGCTTCGAGCTATCGTACATCCTGCTTTACATATTGGCGTTGCCGGGAGCACTTGTGCTTAATTTTGTGGTCTATTACGCGCTCAGCGGCATAGCCTTTTGGGTGACGGAATCGGCGGGACTTTTTTATACGTTGTCGCTTGTTATTTATGTAGCTAGTGGTACCGTGTTTCCGCTGACGATTTTTGGAGATGCTTTGGCCCGTCTGTTCAGTCTGCTACCTTTCAGCTACACTGTATTTTTTCCGGTGAATGCGTTGACGGGCAAGCTGACTGTGCTGGAAGCCGCTAAAGGCATTGGCGTGCAATGGCTCTGGATTGTAGTGCTGGCGGCCGTATCACGCTGGGTGTGGCAAGCCGGGGTCAAACGCTTTGTCTCAGTGGGGGGTTAA
- a CDS encoding putative RNA methyltransferase, producing MSKWNKHEMKASLIGKHQHLFSCPVCSQPMRMVEGKSLLCTNQHCYDLSKHGYLHLSARSHKTKYDKQLFNSRRMMCNNGFFDPLNEAISCTMMKLMKPLFDQKSHLYLLDAGCGEGSHSTHIQDKLTGKGITELTSVGMDLSKEGIVAAAKAYPDALWCVADLAHCPFANQQFDSILNILSPSNYAEFKRILSEDGCILKVIPEQYYLQELRCLYEQKKPAYSNDNIVSRFKDQFNLLSAERVTYRFMLNADLVEPLLHMTPLSWRATKADWQRMQAIDLPYVTVDLLILCGKK from the coding sequence ATGTCCAAATGGAATAAACACGAGATGAAGGCCAGCCTGATCGGGAAGCATCAACATCTTTTTAGTTGTCCTGTATGCTCTCAACCCATGCGTATGGTGGAAGGCAAAAGCCTCCTATGTACGAATCAGCATTGCTATGATCTTTCAAAACACGGGTATTTACATTTATCCGCCCGATCCCATAAAACCAAGTATGATAAACAACTATTTAACTCCAGAAGAATGATGTGCAATAACGGATTTTTCGATCCTTTAAATGAAGCCATAAGCTGCACGATGATGAAGTTGATGAAGCCACTGTTCGATCAAAAATCACATCTGTACTTGCTGGATGCAGGTTGCGGGGAAGGCTCCCATTCAACCCACATTCAGGACAAGCTTACCGGGAAGGGAATCACCGAGCTTACAAGCGTAGGTATGGATTTGTCTAAAGAAGGTATTGTGGCCGCAGCCAAAGCATATCCTGATGCCCTCTGGTGTGTTGCTGATCTGGCTCATTGCCCATTTGCAAATCAACAATTTGACAGTATACTCAATATTCTGTCCCCTTCTAATTATGCTGAATTTAAAAGGATTCTTTCGGAGGATGGCTGCATCCTAAAGGTCATTCCCGAACAATATTACCTTCAGGAATTGAGATGCTTGTATGAACAGAAAAAGCCAGCTTATTCAAATGACAATATAGTAAGCCGATTTAAAGATCAATTTAATCTTCTATCCGCCGAACGAGTAACCTATCGCTTTATGCTAAATGCCGACCTCGTGGAGCCTTTGCTCCATATGACTCCCTTATCGTGGAGAGCTACGAAAGCAGACTGGCAGCGAATGCAGGCAATAGATTTACCGTATGTCACAGTAGATTTGCTCATCTTATGCGGTAAAAAATAA
- the efeO gene encoding iron uptake system protein EfeO: protein MKLRYAVPAGVLVSSILFAGCGQAGTADQQPAATPKDTGATTQTTTPAATAPNFDQAVAAYRTYATEQCDTFVKKTEEFTNAVKAGELDKAKALYAPARMYYERIEPIAEALGDLDPNIDARDGDVETADWRGFHRIEKTLWEENTTKGLDEFSDRLLSDAKLLRAKVETVNIDASLMVTGAVELLNEVSTSKVTGEEERYSHTDLYDFAANVEGAQKIYDILKTDLNQKDAALEKQIGERFTALQQELAPFKDGEGYVSYTKLKPEEIKKLSQNLDALAEPLSQMGKLLGV from the coding sequence ATGAAACTACGTTATGCCGTGCCGGCCGGAGTGCTGGTCTCTTCTATTCTGTTTGCAGGTTGCGGACAAGCCGGAACTGCGGATCAGCAACCCGCTGCAACACCCAAAGATACAGGAGCAACAACACAGACCACGACTCCTGCGGCGACTGCTCCCAATTTTGATCAAGCGGTTGCGGCTTATCGTACCTATGCAACCGAGCAGTGCGATACGTTTGTGAAAAAGACAGAAGAATTCACGAACGCAGTCAAAGCTGGCGAGCTGGACAAAGCCAAGGCTTTGTATGCTCCAGCACGTATGTACTATGAACGAATTGAACCGATTGCGGAAGCACTAGGCGATCTGGATCCGAATATTGACGCTCGTGACGGTGATGTGGAGACAGCGGATTGGCGTGGCTTTCACCGTATTGAGAAAACATTATGGGAAGAAAACACCACCAAAGGGTTGGACGAGTTTTCCGACCGCCTGCTGAGTGATGCCAAGCTGCTGCGTGCCAAAGTAGAAACAGTTAATATTGATGCCAGCTTGATGGTAACAGGTGCAGTCGAGTTGCTGAATGAAGTATCTACCTCAAAGGTAACGGGTGAAGAGGAGCGTTATTCTCATACAGACTTGTACGACTTTGCGGCCAATGTAGAAGGTGCTCAAAAGATTTATGACATTTTGAAAACAGATCTGAACCAAAAAGACGCGGCGTTGGAAAAACAAATTGGTGAGCGCTTTACAGCCTTACAGCAGGAGCTGGCTCCTTTCAAAGACGGCGAAGGCTATGTATCGTATACCAAACTGAAACCGGAAGAAATTAAAAAACTGAGCCAGAACCTCGATGCTTTGGCAGAACCGTTGTCCCAAATGGGGAAATTGTTAGGAGTGTAA
- a CDS encoding type III PLP-dependent enzyme: MDQKDEVLLERFGEHPTPFYYYDGDALHAHVSSLLARLHPAVRVHYALKANGNVPLAGLLRSLGCGVEIASAGEMFVAMEAGYAAEDVLYAGPGKTIAELREAITCGIGCIHVESVRELRLLEDIAAQTGVFVRAAVRINPDNDLSGATIKMGGVPRPFGVDEGQLDHFFKVLEDCPHVYFQGIQVYTGTQMLKADQILASFANTLQLAERVQAQYSVAMHTINLGGGFGVPYFAHEQPLDMDHVIDGLNALAEQTRSRMPGVRLIIESGRYLVAQSGMYVCRALYTKKSKGEKFVVADGGMNHYVAATFRGRRLRDNYPVRIMRRQSAEVSTELETVSIVGPLCTPEDCIVKKAELPPIQEGDYIAFPNAGAYGLSYSPLYFLGHATPAELLDYRGKVHIIREHGDRTDLLHHQRMIALPEDVM, encoded by the coding sequence ATGGATCAAAAGGACGAAGTTTTACTGGAGCGATTCGGCGAGCATCCGACACCCTTTTATTATTATGATGGAGACGCGCTGCATGCTCACGTCAGCTCGTTGCTGGCCCGGCTACACCCGGCCGTGCGTGTACATTACGCGCTCAAGGCTAATGGTAACGTGCCCTTGGCTGGGTTGCTGCGCTCGTTAGGTTGCGGTGTCGAGATTGCTTCGGCTGGAGAAATGTTCGTCGCCATGGAGGCCGGGTATGCTGCGGAGGACGTACTGTACGCTGGACCGGGGAAAACAATAGCTGAGCTGCGTGAGGCGATAACCTGTGGGATCGGCTGCATTCATGTCGAATCGGTGAGAGAGCTGCGTCTACTGGAGGACATTGCCGCCCAAACGGGCGTGTTTGTCAGGGCTGCGGTTCGAATCAATCCCGATAATGACCTGTCGGGCGCAACCATTAAAATGGGCGGTGTTCCGCGCCCTTTTGGAGTCGATGAAGGGCAACTGGATCACTTTTTTAAGGTGCTGGAAGATTGCCCGCACGTATATTTTCAAGGCATTCAAGTATATACAGGTACGCAAATGCTGAAAGCGGATCAGATTTTAGCTTCATTTGCGAATACCTTGCAGTTGGCAGAACGGGTGCAGGCTCAGTATAGTGTGGCGATGCATACGATCAATTTGGGCGGCGGGTTTGGTGTACCTTATTTTGCCCATGAGCAGCCGCTTGATATGGATCACGTCATTGATGGACTTAATGCACTCGCGGAGCAGACCCGATCCCGCATGCCGGGGGTTAGGCTGATCATCGAAAGCGGCAGGTATCTGGTCGCTCAATCAGGCATGTATGTCTGCCGGGCGTTGTATACCAAGAAATCCAAGGGAGAGAAGTTTGTCGTAGCTGATGGCGGCATGAACCACTATGTCGCAGCTACCTTTCGGGGACGCCGTTTAAGGGACAATTACCCTGTGCGAATTATGCGCAGACAATCAGCAGAGGTTTCTACGGAGCTGGAGACGGTAAGCATTGTTGGTCCGCTGTGTACACCCGAGGATTGTATAGTGAAAAAAGCGGAGTTGCCCCCGATTCAAGAGGGCGATTATATTGCTTTTCCGAATGCAGGAGCCTATGGATTGAGCTACAGCCCATTATATTTTTTGGGACATGCTACTCCGGCGGAACTGCTCGATTATCGCGGGAAAGTGCATATCATTCGTGAACACGGTGATCGCACGGACCTTCTGCATCATCAGCGTATGATTGCGTTGCCTGAGGATGTAATGTAA
- a CDS encoding dipeptidase, with translation MRYTEYFEKAREQQLGELQEWLSIPSISALSEHKKDINQAAEWLAAKLTAAGLENVEIIPTKGHPLVYADHLHAPGKPTILVYGHYDVQPVDPLHLWETPPFEPSIRDGKLYARGATDDKGQVFLHIKAVEAILKQEGKLPLNIKFCIEGEEEVSSPNLLEFLHTGAERLAADAVLVSDTSLIEKGKPAICTGLRGLCSLEVAIHTANTDLHSGSFGGGVPNALHALVSLLATLHDDKGRVSVEGFYDDVAPLSADMKEEFVKQGFNESKLQQDLALDSLYGEEGFSFVERVGARPTLELNGVYGGFQGEGTKTVIPKEAHAKITCRLVANQNPQDILDKIERHLRAHVQAGATLDIQQGEKANAFNIDPSHAFLQAAADAFEKVYGVRALFTKDGGSIPIVETFSRVLSAPVVLMGFGLPDENLHAPNEHFNLENFDKGMLTIVEFLKSV, from the coding sequence ATGAGGTATACTGAATATTTTGAAAAAGCCAGAGAACAACAACTGGGCGAACTACAGGAATGGCTATCCATTCCCAGTATCTCCGCATTATCGGAGCACAAAAAAGACATTAACCAAGCAGCCGAATGGCTAGCAGCCAAACTGACTGCTGCAGGCTTGGAAAACGTTGAAATTATTCCGACCAAAGGCCACCCGCTGGTGTACGCCGACCATTTGCATGCACCTGGCAAGCCAACCATCCTCGTGTATGGACACTATGATGTACAACCTGTAGACCCGCTTCACCTGTGGGAAACGCCACCGTTTGAGCCATCTATTCGCGATGGAAAATTGTATGCGCGCGGAGCGACAGACGATAAGGGGCAAGTTTTCTTGCACATTAAGGCGGTTGAGGCCATTTTGAAGCAGGAAGGCAAATTGCCGCTGAACATCAAATTCTGCATTGAAGGCGAGGAGGAAGTGTCCAGTCCGAACCTGCTTGAGTTTTTGCACACTGGCGCTGAACGTCTGGCAGCCGACGCTGTACTGGTGTCTGACACCTCTCTAATCGAAAAAGGGAAGCCTGCGATTTGCACTGGTTTGCGTGGACTGTGCTCACTGGAAGTCGCCATTCACACGGCGAACACGGATCTGCATTCCGGCTCCTTCGGTGGCGGTGTGCCGAATGCCCTGCATGCTCTGGTGTCCCTGCTGGCAACCCTGCATGACGATAAAGGCCGCGTTAGCGTCGAAGGATTCTACGACGATGTTGCTCCATTATCGGCAGACATGAAAGAAGAATTCGTGAAGCAAGGCTTCAATGAGAGCAAACTGCAACAAGATCTTGCACTTGATTCCCTCTATGGCGAAGAAGGATTCAGCTTCGTCGAGCGTGTTGGGGCTCGTCCTACACTGGAGCTGAACGGCGTATATGGCGGCTTCCAGGGTGAAGGTACGAAAACCGTCATTCCGAAGGAAGCTCATGCTAAGATCACCTGTCGCCTGGTAGCTAACCAGAATCCACAAGATATTCTGGACAAAATCGAGCGCCATTTACGCGCCCACGTTCAGGCAGGAGCTACTCTGGATATTCAACAAGGTGAGAAAGCGAACGCCTTTAACATCGACCCGTCACATGCGTTTTTACAAGCAGCAGCGGATGCCTTTGAGAAGGTATACGGTGTACGTGCCCTATTTACCAAGGATGGAGGCTCCATTCCGATCGTGGAAACCTTCTCCCGTGTACTGAGTGCTCCAGTTGTATTGATGGGCTTCGGCTTGCCAGATGAAAACCTGCATGCACCAAACGAGCATTTTAATTTGGAGAATTTCGATAAGGGTATGCTGACGATTGTGGAGTTTTTGAAATCTGTGTAA
- a CDS encoding FTR1 family iron permease: MNRRNKSLGWMFVLVAALLLTVTPFISGSGSAAFAQSNAKAVSNDQLMPVVGGALVEAGQDQWTEASKDLKEFRGLWEAAKANGGDSAHIAAVDQALTDAEEALSHGGGDSAKAALSVLARSVNEFVTAAEGDKPAPAGAKAAEKLLPMAKGSLAAMQKGDWAAARVDYDRIVKAWYQVETPIRLDHFSVYSSLETKISLIRISMQAEPIRQAQALKEMQELTTLLSDYSQGKLANTDQGADAGNAAAGAANGSTASLGDAVTLLESARQDVVASQPEQAADKVGQFIALWPSVEGHVQISDPVSYTAIENQMTETSGYLLSSPPNRDKALQTLDQMLDRLHPLTEERSYTAWDATLILLREGLEAILVLAALLAYAKKSGEAVAGRWIWAGAGTGLVLSGILAVLFTSLVAAAASGSMRELLEGVTGLVAVVLMLTVGNWLHSKSNAAAWNRFVENSVGNALARGSLWSLFAVSALAILREGAETAIFYIGMAPAIETSQLLIGIGSATVILVVLAFAIIKFSVRLPIRAFFLTATVLIYYLVFRFLGESIHSLQVAGKLPGHTASSLPSISWLGMYPTWETFTPQALVLIFMVWQLVRQEIRSSKSR; the protein is encoded by the coding sequence ATGAATCGGCGCAATAAAAGCTTGGGGTGGATGTTTGTACTGGTAGCAGCTCTGCTGCTGACAGTAACTCCCTTCATATCCGGCTCCGGGTCGGCCGCTTTCGCACAGTCAAATGCTAAAGCTGTCTCTAATGATCAGCTAATGCCTGTGGTCGGCGGAGCACTGGTGGAGGCGGGACAAGACCAATGGACGGAAGCCTCCAAGGACCTAAAGGAATTCCGTGGTTTGTGGGAAGCCGCCAAAGCAAACGGCGGAGATTCAGCCCATATCGCGGCCGTAGATCAAGCTCTGACCGATGCGGAAGAGGCTCTTTCCCATGGCGGCGGGGATTCAGCGAAAGCTGCGTTATCCGTGCTGGCGCGCTCGGTCAATGAGTTCGTGACTGCTGCCGAAGGAGATAAACCGGCTCCAGCCGGAGCCAAAGCAGCGGAAAAGCTGCTTCCTATGGCGAAGGGCAGTCTGGCTGCCATGCAAAAAGGCGATTGGGCTGCTGCGCGGGTGGATTACGACCGAATCGTTAAAGCATGGTATCAGGTGGAGACACCGATTCGACTGGATCATTTTTCAGTATACAGTTCGCTTGAAACGAAAATCAGCCTCATCCGCATCTCTATGCAAGCAGAGCCCATACGTCAAGCACAGGCTCTCAAGGAAATGCAGGAGTTAACGACACTGCTGTCTGATTATAGTCAGGGCAAACTTGCGAACACAGATCAAGGAGCAGATGCAGGCAATGCCGCTGCCGGAGCGGCGAATGGTTCAACAGCTTCCCTGGGCGATGCAGTCACCCTGCTCGAATCCGCACGCCAAGATGTTGTAGCTAGTCAGCCAGAGCAGGCCGCAGACAAGGTAGGGCAGTTTATCGCTCTATGGCCTTCCGTCGAAGGACATGTACAAATTTCCGATCCGGTGTCTTACACTGCAATTGAAAATCAAATGACAGAGACTTCCGGATATCTGCTGTCTTCTCCACCGAATAGGGATAAAGCCCTGCAGACTCTTGATCAGATGCTGGACAGGCTCCATCCGTTGACCGAGGAACGTTCTTATACTGCATGGGATGCCACACTGATTTTGCTGCGCGAGGGCCTGGAGGCCATTCTCGTGCTCGCAGCTCTGCTGGCGTATGCCAAAAAAAGCGGCGAAGCCGTGGCTGGACGCTGGATATGGGCAGGAGCTGGTACAGGACTGGTGCTAAGCGGAATACTGGCGGTGCTGTTCACCTCGCTGGTGGCAGCTGCTGCATCGGGCAGCATGCGTGAGCTGCTGGAAGGTGTCACCGGGCTGGTGGCTGTTGTGCTGATGCTAACTGTCGGTAACTGGCTGCATAGCAAATCCAATGCTGCTGCGTGGAACCGCTTTGTGGAAAACAGCGTAGGCAATGCGCTGGCACGGGGTAGCCTATGGTCGCTCTTTGCGGTTTCTGCGCTCGCGATTCTACGTGAAGGGGCCGAGACAGCTATCTTTTATATCGGTATGGCTCCAGCCATCGAAACCTCGCAATTGCTGATCGGCATTGGCTCGGCAACGGTTATACTGGTCGTTCTTGCATTTGCAATCATCAAGTTCAGTGTACGGTTACCAATTCGCGCCTTTTTCCTGACCGCCACTGTACTGATTTACTATCTCGTATTTCGTTTTCTGGGTGAAAGTATTCATTCGCTTCAGGTGGCTGGCAAGCTTCCGGGACACACCGCGTCCTCGCTTCCATCCATTAGCTGGTTGGGAATGTATCCAACCTGGGAAACATTTACCCCACAAGCCCTTGTGCTGATCTTTATGGTATGGCAGCTTGTTCGTCAGGAGATACGCAGTTCCAAATCACGTTAA
- a CDS encoding ABC transporter permease encodes MKNVFQNIRRYIRLYWKFVQFSVMSQMEYRTNFISACLVETAYLFIKLLYASLPYRAGTDINGWSPDAMLLYIGVFTMMSGFYSGLFYSNFTSLPDKIRTGSLDVLMTKPVSLQFMVTLRQFELGYTLPNVIGGGIMTGVGWHRLGLPFNLETVGGFSVLLGCGVLTAYSVFLLPQLLAFWIIRTNGVTELSNSIFETNYVPMAVYSNLIQRIGLFVLPVFVICNFPPMFILGKMEPGLMLWAFLAPLWLLAIIRLIWQFALRDYTSASQ; translated from the coding sequence ATGAAAAATGTTTTCCAAAACATTAGGCGCTACATCAGACTGTACTGGAAATTTGTCCAGTTTTCCGTCATGTCGCAAATGGAATATCGCACTAACTTTATAAGTGCATGTCTGGTTGAAACAGCTTATTTGTTTATCAAGCTGCTGTACGCATCGCTTCCATACCGCGCTGGGACAGACATTAACGGCTGGTCTCCTGACGCTATGTTGTTATATATCGGCGTGTTTACGATGATGAGCGGCTTTTATAGTGGATTGTTCTACAGTAATTTTACAAGCCTGCCTGACAAAATTCGTACCGGCTCACTGGACGTGCTCATGACCAAACCCGTATCGCTGCAATTTATGGTGACACTGCGTCAATTTGAGCTGGGCTATACCTTGCCGAATGTAATTGGCGGCGGAATTATGACGGGGGTCGGCTGGCATCGACTCGGATTGCCGTTTAATTTGGAAACCGTAGGAGGGTTCTCCGTGCTGCTCGGATGCGGAGTGCTTACGGCATACTCCGTATTTTTGCTGCCCCAACTGCTGGCCTTCTGGATTATTCGCACGAACGGTGTTACAGAGCTATCCAACAGCATTTTCGAGACAAACTATGTGCCGATGGCCGTGTACAGTAACCTGATTCAGCGTATTGGCTTGTTTGTGCTCCCGGTGTTTGTCATCTGTAATTTTCCGCCCATGTTCATTCTCGGCAAAATGGAACCCGGTTTGATGCTATGGGCATTTCTTGCACCTCTCTGGCTGCTGGCGATTATTCGCTTGATATGGCAGTTTGCTCTACGTGATTATACGAGCGCGAGCCAGTAG
- a CDS encoding helix-turn-helix domain-containing protein, translated as MTKGNDQKNKFLLTHREREVFELLVQDKTTRDIAGQLFISEKTVRNHISNVMQKLNVKGRSQAVVELIRLGELKI; from the coding sequence TTGACGAAGGGTAACGACCAGAAAAACAAGTTTTTGTTAACTCACCGTGAACGTGAAGTATTTGAACTGCTCGTGCAGGACAAAACGACGCGTGACATCGCCGGACAACTATTTATTAGTGAGAAGACGGTGCGTAACCATATTTCCAACGTAATGCAGAAACTGAACGTAAAAGGTCGTTCACAGGCGGTCGTAGAATTAATCAGGCTTGGCGAATTAAAAATCTGA